From the genome of Pleuronectes platessa chromosome 12, fPlePla1.1, whole genome shotgun sequence:
GATGCCTGGCACAGAGTGGCCCGGAGGGCAGAGGGCTGTTTCAGGACCGCACCCTCCTTCCACTACATGTGAGAGCCTCTAAATGTTACGCACAACCACTGTTTAGGTTTGAAAGGTTTGAAAACTCTGAAACTCAATAAGCTTAATTTTAGTTCTTGAAAAGTCTTGAATAAGTTTAATAAGTTTTACAAAGTAGGTCTCAAATACATTTAGATAGACCTTAATTATGTTACTGTTgagctttaaaaatatttttttgaagAGAAAGatcatttttaaaagaaaaactagAAAAAAGACCAATGTGCAAATGATAATTGAGTCTCCTAACACCTCACTCAATATTGCTCTTATTACACTCGGTTTggctgtgggaaagaatatGGATATGTAAATAATAACATATTGTTCAAAATAGAGAACACCACTTGGTGTCCTCCATATGATTGTCTAGTTCTTATAGtagaaaagttaaagaaaaaagtaaatggTCTTATGACCTAAATGATTAATTTGTCATAAAACATAGTAAAGACagtgaaaaacatttaatcCATACATAAATTTAATGGGCTCTTCCCAGggcccatccctccaccaacttttatgcaaatgaaaatgtaaccgTCTTGGCCCAGGTTCAAATCCCAGAGCACAGCAAGTCttaatttaaaatcatttcactTGTAACAAGTTTGTTATGactctattattatttttttcccgTATAGCATCCCCCTGGTTTCTTACCATTCCCCcagtattttattatataaaacctttcttctattttttctttttcgtcAGGATGGGCTCGTTCCATGCAGAGCCGCCTCCTCCAAAGCAAAAGATAGTGCGACAAAGTAAAGCAACTACAAAGGACACCCAAAGGATCATGCCCACTCAGGTAACCGAACTTACACCTCATGGCTCCAGGTACCTGTGCTCATGTGACTTTGACTTTGCAAACAGATCCAGGTTTAAGTATTATCTAAACCAAGAAACACCTACTACTCTCTGCCTCAGCTGAAGAAAATGGAAGAGTCCCATCAAGAAGCGACGGAGCAAGAGGTTGAAAGGATCCTAGGATACCTGAAGAGTTATTACAAAGACGATCGTGAGTTCAAAGTCGACCTTACGAACATTAACTTTgcatctttttgttgttattatttgctTACATggctctgtttatttgtttttgtttttagcaaCATCGCCGATTTCATACTATGAGTTTGTCATTGACCCCAACTCGTTTTCTCGGACAGTAGAGAACATTTTCCACACATCTTTCCTGATCCGGGTAAGATGCCTGTGCTGAGGTCGATTTTAACTGAGCTTCTCTGCTCTCTAGTGGCCGTTAGCAGATATgaccagattgtgtgtgtgtgtgtgggtgtgtttcagGACGGTTTGGCACGGATGCATCTGGATGGCAAACTGCCTTGTATAGGTGAGAGGATGTGACATTTAGTTGTAATATTCTGCCTGTGGAACAGGAAAGAAAatgtctcctgctgcattgttgtgtgttctttgtgtttcagcaCCTGTAGAGGAGGGCgaggcagaagctgcaggatccATCAGCCGTAAACAGTGCATCATCTCAATAAGTCCAAAGATGTGGAAGGTGAGTCTTAATTTAGCAACATTAAAAGATATTTTATacacataatttttttaattctggtcataattttcttattataACTGGTTGTTGTTTTCCCAGGAGCTCATAGACGTCTTCGAAATCACACACACGATGATTCATCCTCCTAACACACAGAAGGAGTGAGGGGCCGCGCCACTTTTTCTTAGCTGCAACTGAAATAGATTTTTAGGTGTGTTGCTTTTTTTGAGGGGATTTCTACATAATACCGACAAATTCTTTGAAATTTTCTATGAAACGTAGATCAATTTTTGAGTTCATAATAACTCAaatgcacattttattttaatgtttgtgttactgtttttagaagtttaaataataaaaaaaatgaagagaaaactggtactgttttcatttattttgagcaCGTCTGAATAGCAGGTGTTGAACATTACCTTGATACACTGTTCGGGTCCTAACACGGTATTGTCTGTATTGTTAGAAAACGAGCTAATGCTGTAATTTGAATAGCTGGTATTCAAATGTTATGGACAGATCCCCGCAGCAGAAGGTAAAGAACAAACAGCATCTGCGTGTTGAAAGGTCACGACTCACTTCCAGGCAAAGTTACTCTACTGTTAGTCCACTACTTTCTACCCAGTCCCCTTATGcaaccacatttacattcacaaaatCATGTTCACTCCCCTagacatttttttcatcaagattttcTTCTCGAAAATGTCAATAAATTAGAAAGATTCCTGGACTCCAATTAACAATCAGACTGGGGTGGAACAAACTCTTTGGAGACGGTAAATATGTATCTTACACAATATAGTAGTTTTTTAAAATGTACCTTAAGTATTTTCTCTGATGATTGACACAATGATTTGCTTCCTCAGATTCCCTATAATTATTTGAATAAAGCAGGAAGGGGAAATTGCTCCTGGTTGACCTTTAATAACTCACAGACGTATGTAACTGGCGTCAGGGTCTAGGGATGATTCAATGGTGTCACAAGCTTAAAAGATCGGGAACCAACAGTAACAATAAGGCACAACTTTAAACATAAGGGTAATATGGGGATAAAAAATAATATGACAatatttgtgttgttgattCTTGAACTTGGGCGTTATGTCATTACCTAAGTTACTGTACAAACTCCAATATGGTGCTCAGAGTTAAGCCTCTTTTTGTGCGAGATGCGGTCAAAATTTGTCAAATTTACCCAAATGACAAACAGAGGGAATTTGAATAAAgggtcattttcatttcatattttttcccTGAACTAATTTCCCTCCTGCTCTACTTCAGCTGAGTGATCCCCTCTCCGATCAGATTTAGTTGGATGAACACAGTGGTGTCTTGGTGCGGTCTCCTCGTGACGTCGCTCCATCCTCATCATCTCCTGGCTCTTTTAAAGGCGCAGGCACCGCTTCATGCTGTatcccatctctccctctctccctctgtgatcTTTTTCCTCCCTCCAAAGCTCTGCTCACCCATGTATGCAGTGGTCTGAGCCTGAGCTGCATATGAGCAGCTccatttttcacacacacactttgctcaGGTTGGATTCCTTATGtaatgtagatttttttttatatagcaATGGCTTGAGAATATATGTGACAGCTGCACCACGGGCAACGCAGTGCAGAGCATTTCTTAGACACGAGGAACACACTCTTACAGACACAGaggcgtgcacacacacgctctgtcAGTAGAGAACCGGCTGCATTGGCAATGCTGACTCTGACCGATAACAATGCAGTTCTGCAGAAAGGTGCTGTGCCAGCCATGTAGTGCCAGGGTCACTTCACCACAGGAGGACATGGAATACAGGATGGGGAGCTGCATCGGAATCTCACACAGCCAGgtaaacagaggagaggagggagtgtGTGCGCTGAACTGAGGCTGACTGCAGCGTTGCatccctgtatgtgtgtgtgtgtgtgtgtatgtgtgagagaaggCAGAATATATTTCAACTGGTCCGGAGCTGAAGCTTCTTCTCCCAGGGAAAAGGGAGAgtcggtgagagagagagtcggtGCTCtccagtggtggaggaggggcGACGTCAGCTGGGAAAAGGAGCTGTGGAGAGCAGGGGGATGAGGAAGGGAGGAGTGTCAGGGGGATGCTGATCGAAGTGGAGGAAGGTGGAAGGCGGGTTGACAGATCCTGAAGAGAACAGATGATGTTTTGAGCGAAGCGGTTGATAGAGAAGAAACATTCAAGGCAAAAGGGATGTTTATGCCGCGAGTGCTTTGATCTGTCAGAGACAGAGCTGATCAAATCAGTGTTATTTATAGGGATGATAACCCTGTTCTctccacacactgagctctgggTTGCCTGTCATGATGGCAGATAATACCTGATCCAACATAGATTTGTAAATGCTGCTCCTGTTTGCATGGTAGCTTTGTAAATCTGTGCCGCAGCAGGTTTGTGGCTGCAGGAGTGTGTTTCAACTGCTGTCCGAACATGTCAGTCACCACAGAATCTCAGCCGAACACTGTGTTCCCCAAGCTGAAGATGAGATGATGTGTGACTCTAAAAGCTGTGGAGCAAAAGtacaaatgaaatgaatatCAGAAAAGCATCTGCAACCTTTCAAATGACCAGTCAAGGGAAGAGGAGGCCCCACACCTTGACCTGCTGTCTGAAGCGCGCTGTTTGTTTACAGCGTTGCcctagtcccccccccccccccccagctgactGACAGGTCTACTGAGCCTGTCAGAGCAGGTGACACCCCTCCAACTCTCCCCTTCCACCCACAGTCCACAACCACCATTACTCCCAGACATGGCCTCCCCTGCTCTGGTTCGGTCTCCTCCCCTCTGCCCTGTCCTGTGTCCACCCTTCGTCCTCTCCTCCCACCCAACGTGTAATTCATAAATATAGCAACAGACTCCTCAGACCGGGGGGGCCAGAAACAAACATTGGCCTTGAGCACGACAGTAAACACAGTGAAGGGGGTTTGTCAAGAGGCAGACGCTGTGTCGGGAAAAGTCTCTTTTGTTTGCTCTGGTGAGTAGTTCACTGTGTGTTAAAGCGTTGATTTTGGACGATTGGTTTGGTTTATAATTGAAGAAAGAGTTAAAACACTAAAATGGAGGATGAAGGGGTGAAGGGGGAGATCGGGGAATGCATACGTTGGAACTTGCATTACTTTGCTGTATAGTGGGATTATTTCAATCGCCTTATTATAGTTGCCATCAGCTAGGTTGAAGAAAATGGTTTAATCTACAATTTCAACCCCTGCATGGTGTGTTCACCTGTTTTCCTTGTTCCCCCACCTTGCTAAACTGTGTTATTTTCTATTAGCTAAGACAAACTGTATTTTATGGTGGTTTTAAAACATTAGAACCGTATTTGGTTTAGTTCGgaggctgtgctgctgctgctgggtcttTGTGCCAGCGggtcgggggggcggggggggggggggggggggaggtcagGTACGGGGCAGGAAACAGGGTAACCTCACACTCTCGGTGTCCCAGCAAAGACACGCGGTGCTCATCCAAAACCCCATGAGCTTAAAGGATCATGTTGAGTGATGATGAGGTGACAAGAGACCTGGCAACAGTCTGGTCATATGATTTTCCCCGATTACCTGTTGGTGCTGCCAGAAAAAGCCCCAAAACACTGCTGCCAGTGtcagtgcgcacacacacacacacacacacacacacacacacacacacacacacacacacacacacacacacacacacacacacacacacacacacacacacacacacacacacacacacacacacacacacaaacacgtcggCAGAGTGCAGGCTGAAATtacacccattcacacaaataGCCAGCAGGCAGGCACTGCATGGTGAGGGGTGACCACGCTGCAGAATATAAAGAGGAAACATACTTGTTCTCAGTGCATTATCAATGACTGGCATcacaatatataataatttacaagTCAGTAAACAGATGAagtgtttattaatttgtgtatttgacAGTGAAAATGCACAGAGTAGCAGAGATAGCTATAcgttcattttcatctgtagTCCCTGGGCAGGAAGAAGAGAATAACATCTGTGCCCAAAAAtaccacccccccccaaaaaaaacaaaaacactaacacacacacacagccccattAACCCATTGGTTCACAGC
Proteins encoded in this window:
- the nsmce4a gene encoding non-structural maintenance of chromosomes element 4 homolog A; this encodes MKRSKGGSGDDPPRENGSSGRRRKVELPQSNGDDSDSGYGPTDLRDDGDNDPAARREIRSRYRDLINTVQQSREDMLNPSNNKLTEVLEEANKLFEDVRQAREAALDSQLLVMATDLGKEKASQMFAEGIAFDPAAFTEHLLSFMGLNRLEDGEDEQNGGTVEGYLPQDAWHRVARRAEGCFRTAPSFHYMMGSFHAEPPPPKQKIVRQSKATTKDTQRIMPTQLKKMEESHQEATEQEVERILGYLKSYYKDDPTSPISYYEFVIDPNSFSRTVENIFHTSFLIRDGLARMHLDGKLPCIAPVEEGEAEAAGSISRKQCIISISPKMWKELIDVFEITHTMIHPPNTQKE